In Pseudomonadota bacterium, the following proteins share a genomic window:
- the purD gene encoding phosphoribosylamine--glycine ligase, which yields MKVLVLGGGGREHALCWAIANSSMVDQVFCAPGSDAIAQLATPVAVGVGDIAGIVGFAAENGIDLVVPGPEAPLVAGVADALRDAGIACFGPGAAAAQLEGSKAFTKDVLDRAGVPTARWQRFDQTAPAKAYIEKLGAPIVVKADGLAAGKGVTVAMTVAEAIEAVEAAIDEKVFGEAGASVVIEEFLDGEEASFHVLSDGENVVPLATSQDHKRAGDGDSGPNTGGMGAYSPAPVVSDAVHQEVMERFVQPTLKTMAADGAPFQGVLYGGLMLTSDGPKLLEYNVRFGDPECQALLMRLKSDIVPALLAATEGELNHVDLRWWDKAALTVVMATNGYPGSYEKGSPIKGLEAAGGLDDVMVFHAGSKRDGDQWRASGGRVLGVTALGDTIAAAKERAYQAVDLIDWPGGFCRRDIGWRAV from the coding sequence ATGAAGGTTCTTGTGTTGGGTGGCGGCGGGCGTGAGCACGCGCTGTGTTGGGCGATCGCCAATTCGAGCATGGTCGATCAGGTCTTTTGCGCGCCCGGCAGCGACGCCATCGCCCAGCTCGCCACCCCGGTCGCCGTCGGCGTTGGGGACATCGCCGGCATCGTCGGGTTCGCGGCAGAGAATGGGATAGACCTGGTCGTACCCGGGCCCGAGGCGCCCTTGGTCGCCGGCGTCGCCGACGCGCTGAGGGATGCCGGCATCGCCTGTTTCGGACCCGGCGCCGCGGCAGCCCAGCTTGAGGGCAGCAAGGCCTTCACCAAGGACGTGCTGGACCGCGCCGGCGTGCCGACCGCGCGCTGGCAGCGCTTCGACCAAACAGCGCCGGCCAAAGCCTATATCGAAAAGCTCGGCGCGCCGATTGTCGTCAAGGCCGACGGACTGGCGGCCGGCAAGGGCGTCACCGTCGCCATGACAGTGGCCGAGGCGATCGAAGCGGTCGAGGCGGCGATCGACGAGAAAGTTTTCGGCGAGGCCGGTGCCAGCGTCGTGATCGAGGAGTTTCTGGATGGCGAAGAGGCCAGCTTCCATGTGCTGAGCGACGGCGAGAACGTCGTACCGCTGGCGACCAGCCAGGACCACAAACGCGCCGGCGACGGCGACAGCGGGCCGAACACCGGCGGCATGGGCGCCTATTCGCCAGCCCCCGTCGTTAGCGATGCCGTGCATCAGGAGGTCATGGAGCGTTTCGTTCAACCGACGCTGAAGACCATGGCGGCCGACGGCGCGCCGTTCCAAGGCGTTCTCTATGGCGGCCTGATGTTGACATCCGACGGCCCGAAGCTTTTGGAATACAACGTGCGCTTCGGCGATCCGGAATGCCAGGCGCTCCTCATGCGGCTGAAGTCCGACATCGTGCCGGCGCTGCTCGCCGCGACCGAGGGCGAGCTGAACCATGTTGATCTCAGATGGTGGGACAAGGCCGCGCTGACCGTGGTCATGGCCACCAACGGCTATCCGGGATCTTATGAAAAAGGCAGCCCGATCAAGGGCTTGGAGGCGGCCGGCGGGCTCGACGACGTGATGGTTTTCCATGCCGGCAGCAAGCGCGACGGCGACCAGTGGCGCGCCAGCGGCGGCCGGGTTCTGGGCGTCACGGCGCTGGGCGACACCATCGCCGCGGCTAAGGAACGCGCCTATCAGGCGGTCGACCTGATCGACTGGCCGGGCGGTTTCTGCCGCCGCGATATCGGCTGGCGCGCGGTGTGA
- a CDS encoding nitroreductase family protein, producing the protein MTAFNGTAPMEPLGVYPALDDAERLAAAAAFRDAMASRRTVRDFDSQPVPRAVIETCLEAANRAPSGANMRPWHFAVVGDGAIKQRIRVAAEEEEKAFYGGRAPQDWLNALAPIGTDWQKQFLETAPWLIALFGERHGLLPDGRKVKHYYVPESVCLAGGFLLCALHHAGLATLTHTPSPMGFLNEILERPGHEKPYLLIVTGHPAPDCQVPQLERRGLDQTSSWF; encoded by the coding sequence ATGACGGCTTTCAATGGAACGGCGCCGATGGAGCCGCTCGGTGTTTATCCGGCTCTCGACGACGCCGAACGCCTTGCCGCGGCCGCCGCCTTTCGCGACGCCATGGCGAGCCGGCGCACGGTGCGCGACTTCGACAGCCAGCCGGTGCCGCGCGCGGTGATCGAGACGTGCCTGGAGGCGGCCAACCGGGCACCGTCGGGTGCCAACATGCGGCCATGGCATTTTGCCGTTGTCGGCGATGGCGCCATCAAGCAGCGCATCCGCGTGGCGGCCGAGGAGGAAGAAAAGGCGTTCTATGGCGGGCGCGCGCCACAGGATTGGCTGAACGCGCTGGCGCCGATCGGGACGGATTGGCAAAAGCAGTTCCTGGAGACCGCACCCTGGCTGATCGCCCTGTTCGGCGAACGGCACGGTCTGTTGCCGGACGGTCGCAAGGTCAAACACTACTATGTGCCCGAGAGCGTGTGCCTGGCCGGCGGCTTTCTGCTGTGCGCGCTGCATCATGCTGGCCTCGCGACGCTCACCCATACGCCGAGCCCGATGGGCTTCTTGAACGAGATCCTGGAGCGGCCGGGCCACGAGAAACCGTATCTCCTGATCGTCACCGGCCACCCGGCGCCAGACTGCCAGGTGCCGCAGTTGGAACGGCGCGGGCTCGACCAGACGAGTTCGTGGTTTTAG
- a CDS encoding nucleoside deaminase, whose amino-acid sequence MADFMEQALAEAEAAAARGEVPVGAVIVQDGEVLAAAGNRTEELNDPTAHAELLVIRAACAAMGAPRLPGADLYVTLEPCAMCAQAIAYARLRRLYYGAPDPKGGGVAHGARVFSHPTCHHTPEIYDGIDGERAAALLRAFFGGLREQD is encoded by the coding sequence ATGGCTGACTTTATGGAGCAGGCGCTCGCCGAGGCCGAAGCGGCGGCGGCGCGCGGCGAGGTGCCGGTCGGCGCGGTGATCGTGCAGGACGGCGAGGTTCTCGCTGCCGCTGGCAATCGCACGGAGGAACTGAACGACCCGACCGCGCATGCCGAGCTGCTTGTCATTCGCGCCGCCTGCGCCGCCATGGGCGCGCCGCGCCTGCCCGGTGCCGACCTCTACGTGACGCTGGAGCCCTGCGCCATGTGCGCCCAGGCCATCGCCTACGCCCGCCTGCGCCGGCTCTATTACGGCGCGCCGGATCCGAAAGGCGGCGGCGTCGCACACGGCGCCCGCGTCTTCAGCCACCCGACCTGCCACCACACGCCGGAGATCTATGACGGTATCGACGGCGAAAGGGCGGCGGCGTTGCTCAGGGCGTTCTTTGGGGGACTGCGGGAGCAAGACTAA
- a CDS encoding isoprenylcysteine carboxylmethyltransferase family protein, protein MSEHDNTDIPGVLIHPPLLFLILVIIGIALDAVWPVPLMPASMQIMGGGVLIVMAVSLLGSALVRFRRAETHVETWKPASALVTAGPYRATRNPIYIAYGLAFLGLACALDNIWLAGLTVVLMVFLDLVVVRREERYLAAKFGDDYRAYSGHVRRWL, encoded by the coding sequence GTGAGCGAGCACGACAACACCGACATACCCGGCGTTCTCATCCACCCGCCGCTCCTGTTCTTGATTCTCGTGATCATCGGGATTGCGCTCGACGCGGTCTGGCCGGTGCCCTTGATGCCGGCCTCCATGCAGATCATGGGCGGCGGTGTCTTGATCGTCATGGCGGTGTCGCTGTTGGGCTCGGCTCTCGTGCGGTTCCGCCGCGCCGAAACCCATGTCGAGACCTGGAAACCCGCCTCGGCGCTCGTCACCGCCGGCCCCTACCGGGCGACACGCAATCCCATCTACATCGCCTACGGTCTTGCGTTTCTTGGATTGGCCTGCGCGCTCGACAACATATGGCTTGCGGGCCTCACCGTCGTCTTGATGGTGTTTCTGGACCTGGTCGTCGTGCGCCGCGAGGAACGTTATCTCGCCGCCAAGTTCGGCGACGACTACCGCGCCTACAGCGGTCACGTCCGCCGCTGGCTCTGA
- a CDS encoding gamma-glutamyl-gamma-aminobutyrate hydrolase family protein, with protein MTTAKPHRRPIIGLTLDSEDPGGYSNMPWYAIRENYMGSVVAAGGLPVALSHEVGEAEAYLDGLDGLIVTGGAFDVDPSLFGAGERHDTVVTKDRRTKFEWAATEGALKRDMPVFGICGGQQLLHVVLGGTLIQHIPDAVPDALAHEQPNPRTEAGHTVKVTPGSLLHKIVEADELPVNSAHHQAADAVPDGVVVDAVAEDGVIEGIEDPRYRFCIGVQWHPEYMISDGDRKLFAAFIDACRV; from the coding sequence ATGACAACAGCCAAGCCCCATCGCCGGCCGATCATCGGGTTGACGCTCGATTCGGAGGATCCCGGCGGCTATTCCAACATGCCGTGGTACGCGATCCGCGAGAACTACATGGGCTCCGTGGTCGCCGCCGGCGGCCTGCCGGTCGCGCTTTCCCATGAGGTCGGCGAGGCCGAGGCCTATCTGGACGGGCTCGACGGGTTGATCGTCACCGGCGGCGCGTTCGATGTCGATCCCAGCCTGTTCGGCGCCGGTGAACGCCACGACACCGTCGTCACCAAGGACCGGCGCACCAAGTTCGAGTGGGCGGCGACGGAAGGCGCGCTGAAGCGCGACATGCCGGTGTTCGGCATCTGCGGCGGCCAGCAACTTCTCCATGTCGTCCTGGGCGGCACGCTGATCCAGCACATTCCCGACGCCGTCCCGGATGCATTAGCCCACGAGCAGCCCAACCCGCGCACCGAAGCCGGGCACACGGTCAAGGTGACGCCGGGCAGCCTGCTGCACAAAATCGTCGAGGCGGACGAGCTGCCGGTCAACAGCGCCCACCACCAGGCCGCCGACGCGGTGCCAGACGGTGTCGTGGTCGATGCGGTCGCCGAAGACGGCGTCATCGAAGGCATCGAGGACCCGCGCTATCGCTTCTGCATCGGCGTCCAATGGCATCCCGAATACATGATCAGCGACGGCG
- the xseA gene encoding exodeoxyribonuclease VII large subunit yields the protein MAAAMDPDADGQPANNIPEFSVSEISQAVKRTIEGAFDRVRVRGEISRVTTAASGHMYLSLKDDKAVLDSVCWRNTANQLRHRPEQGLEMVATGRLTTYAGRSSYQLIIESIEPAGVGALMALLEERRKKLGAEGLFDDARKQPIPWLPDVIGVVTSPTGAVIRDIMHRLRDRFPRHVLLWPVMVQGDGAAEQVAAAIEGFNRLAEAGPVPRPDVLIVARGGGSVEDLWAFNEEIVVRAAAGSTIPLISAIGHETDTTLIDFAADRRAPTPTAAAEMAVPVRAELEVQVLDAEQRMVGAAQRQLDRGRGDLRGLARGLPDPVRLVETAAQDLDNATESLRRVATVFLGERRHGLRDLAERLRHPRELLADKRGALAKASAGLRLKGLTDRLDQQREQVIRRTRDLDQTVSRQLEDRGRHVANLGKLLESYSYEQTLSRGFAVVLDERGEVLSRAAAIKPGMALTLKLQDGERQAVADGDPPPAKPRTKSKKKSSDDQGALF from the coding sequence ATGGCCGCCGCCATGGACCCAGATGCCGACGGCCAGCCGGCCAACAATATCCCCGAGTTTTCGGTTTCCGAGATCAGCCAGGCGGTCAAGCGCACCATCGAAGGCGCGTTTGATCGGGTGCGGGTGCGCGGTGAGATTTCGCGCGTGACGACGGCGGCGTCCGGCCACATGTATCTGTCGCTGAAGGACGACAAGGCCGTCCTGGATTCGGTCTGCTGGCGCAACACCGCCAACCAGCTGCGCCACCGCCCCGAACAGGGGCTGGAGATGGTGGCGACCGGCCGGCTGACGACCTATGCCGGGCGCTCCAGCTATCAGCTGATCATCGAAAGCATCGAGCCCGCGGGCGTCGGCGCGCTGATGGCGCTCCTGGAGGAACGCCGCAAGAAGCTTGGCGCCGAAGGGCTGTTCGACGACGCCCGCAAACAACCGATTCCCTGGCTGCCCGACGTGATTGGCGTCGTGACGTCGCCGACCGGTGCCGTCATCCGCGACATCATGCACCGGCTGCGCGATCGTTTCCCCCGCCATGTGCTGCTGTGGCCGGTCATGGTGCAGGGCGACGGCGCCGCCGAGCAGGTCGCCGCTGCGATCGAAGGGTTCAACCGGCTGGCCGAGGCCGGTCCGGTCCCGCGCCCTGACGTCTTGATCGTCGCGCGTGGCGGCGGCAGTGTCGAGGATCTGTGGGCCTTCAACGAAGAGATTGTCGTGCGCGCCGCGGCTGGGTCGACGATCCCGCTGATCTCGGCGATCGGGCATGAGACCGACACGACGCTGATCGACTTCGCCGCCGACCGGCGGGCGCCGACGCCGACCGCGGCCGCGGAGATGGCGGTGCCGGTGCGCGCGGAACTGGAAGTCCAGGTGCTTGATGCCGAGCAGCGCATGGTCGGCGCCGCGCAGCGCCAACTCGACCGGGGCCGCGGTGATCTGCGCGGTCTGGCGCGCGGCCTGCCCGATCCCGTTCGGCTGGTCGAAACGGCGGCGCAGGACCTCGACAACGCGACGGAATCCCTGCGCCGTGTCGCGACCGTCTTTCTCGGCGAGCGCCGTCATGGTCTGCGCGACCTCGCCGAACGCCTGCGTCACCCCCGCGAGCTTCTGGCCGATAAACGCGGCGCGCTTGCCAAAGCGTCTGCCGGCCTGCGCCTCAAGGGTCTGACCGACAGGCTCGACCAGCAGCGCGAGCAGGTGATAAGGCGAACACGCGATCTCGATCAAACGGTGTCGCGCCAGCTTGAGGATCGCGGCCGCCACGTCGCCAACCTGGGCAAGCTGCTTGAGAGCTACAGCTATGAGCAGACCTTAAGTCGGGGCTTTGCCGTGGTCCTCGATGAGCGCGGCGAGGTCCTGTCGCGCGCCGCCGCCATCAAGCCGGGCATGGCGTTGACCCTGAAGCTCCAGGACGGCGAACGCCAAGCGGTTGCCGATGGCGACCCGCCGCCCGCCAAGCCTCGTACGAAATCGAAAAAGAAGAGCAGCGACGACCAGGGCGCGCTGTTCTAA
- a CDS encoding tetratricopeptide repeat protein gives MRRLLAIAIACAFIALPVRADFYDGVDALDRGDYETAFEEWSVLAEEGNRDAQHNLGVMYRDGLGVEQDDETAVLWFLRAAENGDPAGQYNLGMMYQLGRGVPQDWADALAWYRLAAAQGFPQAQGILGEAYEKGLGVPIDYMRAVAWYERAAEQGLAAANNNLGAMYASGRGVKLDYVEAVRLYSLAAEQGLAMAQTNLAGMYADGLGVPQDHDESIRLLLLAAEQEYASALFNLGHKYRHGNGVPQNDIEAYTWFRRAAELGDAQGQHAVGIMHQNGSGVRQDYAEAHSWLLLAAQQGLAEAQYNIGVYYNEGLGVDQDLEESVKWYRLAAEQGYAQAQHNLGISYQKGTGVPQDDSEAERWIRLAAEQGFTSSQVELATLYIFGRGVPQDYDLALQWIRRAAEKGDTEGYYNLGVMYRDGMGVENDCVEAARLFGLAADQGDVMATYNLGALYNHGCGVEKDHAAAAELIRQAANEGIADAQNDLGLMHHVGEGVPQSDREAVEWYRKAADQGHALAQYNLGFMYAHGTGVPQDYATAGRLFRLAAEQGNSEAQVGIAIMYRDGLAVEQDYEESARWLRAAAEQGHANAQAELGLFHLLGQGVEKDERQAAEWLRRAANQGHAQAQFNLGAVYSKGIGVSLDPVLALMWISLAVSQGYEGSEAARDQLKAAMTNAQVEEAERMVQTWLDENAGLP, from the coding sequence ATGCGACGTTTGCTTGCCATAGCCATCGCGTGTGCATTCATAGCGCTACCGGTGCGCGCCGACTTCTACGATGGTGTCGATGCATTAGACCGTGGTGATTACGAAACCGCGTTCGAAGAGTGGTCAGTGCTCGCCGAAGAAGGGAATCGCGATGCTCAACACAATCTCGGTGTCATGTATCGCGATGGGCTCGGTGTTGAGCAAGACGACGAAACCGCTGTGTTGTGGTTCCTTCGTGCCGCGGAGAACGGAGATCCCGCGGGCCAGTACAACCTCGGCATGATGTACCAACTTGGTCGTGGTGTGCCGCAGGATTGGGCCGACGCGTTGGCCTGGTACCGCCTTGCGGCGGCACAAGGCTTTCCGCAGGCACAAGGCATACTTGGTGAAGCGTACGAGAAAGGTCTTGGCGTCCCGATAGACTACATGCGAGCCGTTGCTTGGTACGAGCGGGCTGCCGAACAAGGCTTGGCCGCCGCCAACAACAACCTCGGTGCCATGTACGCCTCCGGTCGCGGCGTGAAGCTGGATTATGTCGAGGCTGTGAGGCTATACAGTCTGGCGGCCGAACAAGGTCTAGCCATGGCGCAAACAAACCTTGCCGGTATGTACGCCGATGGCCTCGGTGTTCCGCAGGACCACGATGAGTCCATTCGATTGCTGCTGCTGGCTGCTGAGCAGGAGTACGCGAGCGCCCTCTTTAACCTGGGCCACAAGTACAGACACGGCAACGGTGTCCCCCAGAACGATATCGAGGCATATACGTGGTTTCGCCGCGCCGCAGAACTTGGCGATGCCCAGGGTCAGCATGCCGTCGGGATCATGCACCAGAACGGGTCCGGCGTGCGGCAGGACTATGCGGAAGCACACAGCTGGCTTCTGCTTGCCGCACAGCAGGGCCTTGCTGAGGCGCAATACAACATTGGCGTCTACTACAACGAGGGTCTCGGTGTAGACCAAGACCTTGAGGAGTCGGTCAAATGGTACCGTCTGGCGGCGGAGCAAGGATATGCGCAGGCGCAGCACAACCTCGGCATTTCCTATCAGAAGGGCACGGGTGTTCCCCAGGACGATAGCGAGGCAGAACGCTGGATTCGTCTGGCTGCCGAGCAAGGTTTCACGTCGTCGCAGGTCGAGTTGGCCACTCTCTACATATTCGGTCGAGGCGTTCCGCAGGACTACGACTTGGCTTTACAGTGGATACGTCGGGCCGCAGAAAAGGGCGACACCGAAGGCTACTACAACCTCGGTGTGATGTATCGAGATGGCATGGGTGTTGAAAACGACTGTGTCGAAGCAGCAAGGCTATTCGGTCTCGCAGCCGATCAAGGCGACGTCATGGCCACGTACAACCTTGGTGCTCTGTACAATCACGGATGCGGCGTTGAGAAGGATCACGCCGCCGCAGCGGAGCTTATTCGTCAGGCGGCCAATGAAGGGATCGCAGACGCGCAAAACGATCTGGGCCTCATGCATCACGTAGGCGAGGGAGTGCCGCAGAGTGACCGTGAAGCTGTTGAATGGTATCGCAAAGCTGCGGACCAGGGGCACGCGTTGGCGCAGTACAACCTCGGGTTCATGTATGCCCATGGTACTGGCGTTCCGCAAGACTATGCAACAGCCGGAAGGCTTTTCCGCCTTGCTGCGGAACAGGGCAACAGCGAAGCACAAGTCGGCATCGCAATCATGTACAGAGATGGCCTTGCGGTCGAGCAAGACTATGAAGAGTCGGCGCGTTGGCTAAGGGCCGCGGCCGAACAAGGCCACGCCAACGCCCAAGCCGAACTCGGTCTCTTCCATCTACTCGGTCAGGGCGTCGAGAAAGACGAGCGTCAAGCTGCCGAATGGCTTCGTCGTGCGGCGAACCAAGGCCACGCTCAAGCTCAGTTCAACCTTGGGGCAGTTTACTCAAAAGGGATCGGCGTCTCGCTAGATCCCGTCTTGGCGCTTATGTGGATCAGCCTTGCGGTGTCACAAGGCTACGAGGGAAGTGAAGCTGCGCGTGATCAACTGAAAGCAGCCATGACCAACGCTCAAGTGGAGGAAGCCGAACGGATGGTACAGACGTGGCTGGACGAGAACGCGGGCTTGCCGTGA
- a CDS encoding DUF2165 domain-containing protein — MPFDVIAIRLSKVILIGGLGVWAFFAVLGNVTDYDANWAFVQHVLSMDSIFPDSPLMWRAITDPTLQTIAYLIIMFFEALTSISFLIAAWMMAKALKAPKAKFKRAKAFVALGALFGVGLWMIGFMAIGGEWFVMWQSGQWNGQQAAFMFYMSILAVVIYVFLDTDGEPAAEP, encoded by the coding sequence ATGCCCTTTGATGTGATCGCGATAAGATTGTCGAAGGTCATCCTGATCGGCGGCTTGGGCGTTTGGGCCTTCTTCGCCGTACTCGGCAACGTCACCGACTACGACGCCAACTGGGCCTTCGTGCAGCACGTGCTGTCGATGGATTCGATCTTTCCTGATTCGCCGCTGATGTGGCGTGCGATCACCGATCCGACGCTGCAGACGATCGCCTACCTGATCATTATGTTCTTTGAAGCGCTCACCAGCATCTCCTTCCTGATTGCGGCCTGGATGATGGCAAAAGCCCTGAAGGCGCCGAAAGCCAAGTTTAAGCGCGCCAAGGCGTTCGTCGCGCTCGGTGCACTTTTCGGCGTTGGCCTATGGATGATCGGTTTCATGGCGATCGGCGGCGAATGGTTCGTGATGTGGCAGTCCGGTCAATGGAACGGCCAGCAGGCCGCTTTCATGTTCTACATGAGCATTCTCGCTGTCGTCATTTACGTCTTCCTCGACACTGACGGCGAACCGGCCGCCGAACCCTAA